In a single window of the Hippoglossus hippoglossus isolate fHipHip1 chromosome 7, fHipHip1.pri, whole genome shotgun sequence genome:
- the csde1 gene encoding cold shock domain-containing protein E1 isoform X30 yields MSFDPGMLHNNGHTAYANGSGPGIRETGVVEKLLTSYGFIQCSERQDRLFFHCSQYNGNLQDLKIGDDVEFEVSSDRRTGKRIAVKLLKIKPEVLPEERISGQVVSSIPVHLDGKSGPVQVPNGSVCYERNGEVFYLTYTPEDVEGNIHLDTGDKVSFYMETNKHARNIQLVKKKQMRCQGVVCATKEAFGFIERADVVKEIFFHYSEFKGDLEALQAGDDVEFTIKDRNGKEVATDVRLLPQGTVIFEDISIEQFEGTVVKVIPKVPTKNQNDPLPGRISSRIGFTDKELPFGEKDTKSKVTLLEGDHIQFNISTDRRDKLERATNIDVLPDTFDFTKETREMGVIAAIRDGFGFIKCVDRDARMFFHFSEVLEESQLHISDEVEFTVVPDMLSAQRNHAVRIKKLPKGTVSFHTQSEQRFMGVVEKEVIAVTTKNVSPTKGKEKESEEGVIGYEDCGVKLTVAYHTKDLEGGGLPQAGDKVEFSINEVKRTGQQSAVSIRVLNRTSSNAKRLHGFVATLKDNFGFIETANHDQEIFFHYSEMCGDLDSLELGDTVEYTLSKGKGNKVSAEKVTKVAAVNGIGEDVGAAVMMGKVIRPLRSVDPSQTEYQGLIEITEEGGTKGPSYPFGIMGMASKADCLQKGELVKFQVCTVSQTGQNMAYSVVPQRRALVECVKDQFGFITYEVGESKKLFFHVKEVQDGLELQTGDEVEFSVVLNQRTGKCSACNVRRVSEGPKPVATPRPDRLVNRLKSITLDDASAPRLVIVRQPRGPDNSKGFNVERKTRQPGVID; encoded by the exons ATGAGTTTTGACCCAGGAATGCTCCATAACAATGGGCACACTGCATACGCCAATGGCTCAGGACCAGGCATTAGAGAGACTGGCGTGGTGGAGAAGCTTCTGACTTCCTATGGGTTCATCCAGTGCTCTGAACGTCAGGATCGTCTCTTCTTCCACTGCTCTCAGTACAATGGCAACCTGCAGGATCTCAAAATAGGAG ATGATGTAGAGTTTGAGGTATCCTCTGACAGGCGCACTGGCAAGCGCATAGCAGTGAAGCTGCTTAAGATAAAGCCAGAGGTGCTGCCAGAGGAGCGCATCTCGGGCCAG GTTGTCTCATCAATCCCAGTGCACTTGGATGGAAAGTCTGGTCCTGTGCAGGTTCCCAATGGCAGTGTCTGTTATGAAAGAAATGGG GAAGTGTTCTACCTTACCTACACTCCTGAGGATGTAGAGGGTAACATCCACCTGGACACCGGTGACAAAGTCAGCTTTTACATGGAGACCAACAAACA TGCTCGTAATATTCagctggtgaagaagaaacagatgCGGTGCCAGGGTGTGGTGTGCGCTACAAAG GAGGCCTTTGGATTCATCGAAAGGGCTGACGTGGTGAAGGAGATCTTCTTTCACTACAGTGAGTTCAAGGGTGATTTGGAGGCTCTGCAGGCTGGAGATGATGTCGAGTTCACCATCAAAGACAGAAAT GGTAAAGAAGTAGCTACTGATGTGAGGCTGCTCCCTCAAGGAACGGTCATTTTTGAGGATATCAGCATTGAGCAGTTTGAAGGCACTGTCGTCAAGGTCATTCCCAAGGTTCCCACCAAAAACCAG AACGACCCTCTCCCAGGTCGCATCAGTTCTCGAATTGGTTTCACTGACAAGGAGCTGCCGTTCGGGGAGAAGGACACAAAATCCAAGGTGACCCTTTTGGAGGGCGATCACATTCAGTTCAACATCTCCACCGACCGCAGAGACAAGCTGGAGAGGGCGACGAACATCGACGTCCTCCCAGACACCTTCGACTTCACCAAGGAGACGCGTGAAATG GGGGTGATTGCGGCTATACGCGATGGCTTTGGCTTCATAAAGTGTGTGGATCGGGATGCTAGGATGTTCTTTCACTTCAGTGAAGTGCTGGAGGAGAGCCAACTGCACATCTCGGATGAAGTGGAGTTTACTGTTGTGCCT GATATGCTGTCTGCTCAGAGGAACCATGCCGTGCGCATCAAGAAGCTGCCCAAGGGCACTGTGTCTTTCCATACCCAGTCTGAGCAGCGCTTCATGGGTGTGGTGGAGAAAGAAGTTATTGCTGTCACCACAAAGAATGTCAGTCCTACCAAGGGCAAGGAGAAG GAATCGGAGGAAGGAGTTATTGGATATGAAGACTGTGGAGTGAAGCTCACTGTGGCATACCATACTAAAGACCTAGAGGGAGGAGGTCTCCCACAGGCTGGAGACAAG GTGGAGTTCTCTATCAACGAAGTGAAGCGAACCGGCCAGCAGAGCGCAGTCTCCATCAGGGTCCTCAACCGTACCTCCTCCAATGCCAAGAGACTACATGGATTTGTTGCCACACTGAAGGACAACTTTGGCTTCATTGAGACAGCAAATCATGACCAAGAGATTTTCTTTCACTACAG tgAGATGTGTGGAGACTTGGACAGTTTGGAGCTGGGCGACACAGTGGAGTACACGCTCTCtaaaggaaaaggaaacaaagtCAGTGCTGAAAAGGTTACCAAAGTGGCTGCAG TGAATGGCATTGGCGAGGATGTTGGTGCGGCAGTGATGATGGGCAAAGTCATCCGTCCTTTACGCAGTGTAGACCCCTCCCAAACAGAATACCAAGGGCTTATTGAAATCACAGAGGAAG GTGGAACAAAAGGTCCAAGTTATCCCTTTGGAATCATGGGTATGGCCAGCAAGGCAGATTGTCTGCAGAAAGGAGAACTTGTGAAGTTCCAGGTTTGCACAGTATCCCAGACTGGACAGAATATGGCCTATAGTGTTGTCCCCCAGCGTAGAGCCTTGGTGGAGTGTGTCAAAGACCAG TTTGGCTTCATCACATATGAGGTCGGTGAGAGCAAGAAACTGTTCTTCCACGTAAAAGAAGTGCAAGATGGCCTGGAGCTCCAAACCGGGGATGAGGTGGAGTTCTCGGTCGTCCTTAATCAACGCACAGGAAAATGTAGTGCCTGCAATGTTCGCAGAGTCAG CGAGGGGCCTAAACCAGTGGCAACTCCTCGCCCTGACCGTCTGGTGAACCGATTGAAGAGCATCACCCTTGATGATGCCAGTGCTCCTCGTCTGGTCATCGTTAGACAGCCCCGCGGTCCTGACAACTCAAAG GGCTTCAATGTGGAGCGCAAGACTCGTCAGCCTGGCGTCATCGACTGA
- the csde1 gene encoding cold shock domain-containing protein E1 isoform X18, whose translation MERGSSEPPVARNTGSAPSTSTGPMSIPRSSSFSCHPQPGSKKHKRTPLYQRSMSFDPGMLHNNGHTAYANGSGPGIRETGVVEKLLTSYGFIQCSERQDRLFFHCSQYNGNLQDLKIGDDVEFEVSSDRRTGKRIAVKLLKIKPEVLPEERISGQVGPDLHAYPFTVLHGYIHPVVSSIPVHLDGKSGPVQVPNGSVCYERNGEVFYLTYTPEDVEGNIHLDTGDKVSFYMETNKHTGAVSARNIQLVKKKQMRCQGVVCATKEAFGFIERADVVKEIFFHYSEFKGDLEALQAGDDVEFTIKDRNGKEVATDVRLLPQGTVIFEDISIEQFEGTVVKVIPKVPTKNQNDPLPGRISSRIGFTDKELPFGEKDTKSKVTLLEGDHIQFNISTDRRDKLERATNIDVLPDTFDFTKETREMGVIAAIRDGFGFIKCVDRDARMFFHFSEVLEESQLHISDEVEFTVVPVGPVNKIFTKDMLSAQRNHAVRIKKLPKGTVSFHTQSEQRFMGVVEKEVIAVTTKNVSPTKGKEKKKDKGKVVEKESEEGVIGYEDCGVKLTVAYHTKDLEGGGLPQAGDKVEFSINEVKRTGQQSAVSIRVLNRTSSNAKRLHGFVATLKDNFGFIETANHDQEIFFHYSEMCGDLDSLELGDTVEYTLSKGKGNKVSAEKVTKVAAVNGIGEDVGAAVMMGKVIRPLRSVDPSQTEYQGLIEITEEGGTKGPSYPFGIMGMASKADCLQKGELVKFQVCTVSQTGQNMAYSVVPQRRALVECVKDQFGFITYEVGESKKLFFHVKEVQDGLELQTGDEVEFSVVLNQRTGKCSACNVRRVSEGPKPVATPRPDRLVNRLKSITLDDASAPRLVIVRQPRGPDNSKVPLSLLHCYCKFFLNSGLLEFCIILASTLTKFVFV comes from the exons ATGGAAAGAGGCTCCTCTGAACCGCCAGTGGCTCGCAACACTGGCTCTGCCCCATCCACCTCTACCGGTCCCATGTCTAtcccccgctcctcctccttctcttgcCACCCCCAACCAGGAAGCAAAAAACACAAGCGGACTCCCTTGTATCAGAGATCA ATGAGTTTTGACCCAGGAATGCTCCATAACAATGGGCACACTGCATACGCCAATGGCTCAGGACCAGGCATTAGAGAGACTGGCGTGGTGGAGAAGCTTCTGACTTCCTATGGGTTCATCCAGTGCTCTGAACGTCAGGATCGTCTCTTCTTCCACTGCTCTCAGTACAATGGCAACCTGCAGGATCTCAAAATAGGAG ATGATGTAGAGTTTGAGGTATCCTCTGACAGGCGCACTGGCAAGCGCATAGCAGTGAAGCTGCTTAAGATAAAGCCAGAGGTGCTGCCAGAGGAGCGCATCTCGGGCCAGGTGGGGCCAGACCTGCACGCCTATCCCTTTACTGTGCTGCATGGTTATATTCATCCA GTTGTCTCATCAATCCCAGTGCACTTGGATGGAAAGTCTGGTCCTGTGCAGGTTCCCAATGGCAGTGTCTGTTATGAAAGAAATGGG GAAGTGTTCTACCTTACCTACACTCCTGAGGATGTAGAGGGTAACATCCACCTGGACACCGGTGACAAAGTCAGCTTTTACATGGAGACCAACAAACA CACTGGTGCCGTTAGTGCTCGTAATATTCagctggtgaagaagaaacagatgCGGTGCCAGGGTGTGGTGTGCGCTACAAAG GAGGCCTTTGGATTCATCGAAAGGGCTGACGTGGTGAAGGAGATCTTCTTTCACTACAGTGAGTTCAAGGGTGATTTGGAGGCTCTGCAGGCTGGAGATGATGTCGAGTTCACCATCAAAGACAGAAAT GGTAAAGAAGTAGCTACTGATGTGAGGCTGCTCCCTCAAGGAACGGTCATTTTTGAGGATATCAGCATTGAGCAGTTTGAAGGCACTGTCGTCAAGGTCATTCCCAAGGTTCCCACCAAAAACCAG AACGACCCTCTCCCAGGTCGCATCAGTTCTCGAATTGGTTTCACTGACAAGGAGCTGCCGTTCGGGGAGAAGGACACAAAATCCAAGGTGACCCTTTTGGAGGGCGATCACATTCAGTTCAACATCTCCACCGACCGCAGAGACAAGCTGGAGAGGGCGACGAACATCGACGTCCTCCCAGACACCTTCGACTTCACCAAGGAGACGCGTGAAATG GGGGTGATTGCGGCTATACGCGATGGCTTTGGCTTCATAAAGTGTGTGGATCGGGATGCTAGGATGTTCTTTCACTTCAGTGAAGTGCTGGAGGAGAGCCAACTGCACATCTCGGATGAAGTGGAGTTTACTGTTGTGCCTGTAGGTCCTGTTAATAAGATTTTCACCAAA GATATGCTGTCTGCTCAGAGGAACCATGCCGTGCGCATCAAGAAGCTGCCCAAGGGCACTGTGTCTTTCCATACCCAGTCTGAGCAGCGCTTCATGGGTGTGGTGGAGAAAGAAGTTATTGCTGTCACCACAAAGAATGTCAGTCCTACCAAGGGCAAGGAGAAG AAAAAAGACAAG GGTAAAGTCGTAGAAAAG GAATCGGAGGAAGGAGTTATTGGATATGAAGACTGTGGAGTGAAGCTCACTGTGGCATACCATACTAAAGACCTAGAGGGAGGAGGTCTCCCACAGGCTGGAGACAAG GTGGAGTTCTCTATCAACGAAGTGAAGCGAACCGGCCAGCAGAGCGCAGTCTCCATCAGGGTCCTCAACCGTACCTCCTCCAATGCCAAGAGACTACATGGATTTGTTGCCACACTGAAGGACAACTTTGGCTTCATTGAGACAGCAAATCATGACCAAGAGATTTTCTTTCACTACAG tgAGATGTGTGGAGACTTGGACAGTTTGGAGCTGGGCGACACAGTGGAGTACACGCTCTCtaaaggaaaaggaaacaaagtCAGTGCTGAAAAGGTTACCAAAGTGGCTGCAG TGAATGGCATTGGCGAGGATGTTGGTGCGGCAGTGATGATGGGCAAAGTCATCCGTCCTTTACGCAGTGTAGACCCCTCCCAAACAGAATACCAAGGGCTTATTGAAATCACAGAGGAAG GTGGAACAAAAGGTCCAAGTTATCCCTTTGGAATCATGGGTATGGCCAGCAAGGCAGATTGTCTGCAGAAAGGAGAACTTGTGAAGTTCCAGGTTTGCACAGTATCCCAGACTGGACAGAATATGGCCTATAGTGTTGTCCCCCAGCGTAGAGCCTTGGTGGAGTGTGTCAAAGACCAG TTTGGCTTCATCACATATGAGGTCGGTGAGAGCAAGAAACTGTTCTTCCACGTAAAAGAAGTGCAAGATGGCCTGGAGCTCCAAACCGGGGATGAGGTGGAGTTCTCGGTCGTCCTTAATCAACGCACAGGAAAATGTAGTGCCTGCAATGTTCGCAGAGTCAG CGAGGGGCCTAAACCAGTGGCAACTCCTCGCCCTGACCGTCTGGTGAACCGATTGAAGAGCATCACCCTTGATGATGCCAGTGCTCCTCGTCTGGTCATCGTTAGACAGCCCCGCGGTCCTGACAACTCAAAGGTACCACTGAGCCTACTGCACTGCTACTGCAAGTTTTTCCTGAACT CTGGATTACTTGAATTTTGTATTATATTGGCATCAACTTtaacaaagtttgtttttgtatag
- the csde1 gene encoding cold shock domain-containing protein E1 isoform X26 codes for MSFDPGMLHNNGHTAYANGSGPGIRETGVVEKLLTSYGFIQCSERQDRLFFHCSQYNGNLQDLKIGDDVEFEVSSDRRTGKRIAVKLLKIKPEVLPEERISGQVGPDLHAYPFTVLHGYIHPVVSSIPVHLDGKSGPVQVPNGSVCYERNGEVFYLTYTPEDVEGNIHLDTGDKVSFYMETNKHTGAVSARNIQLVKKKQMRCQGVVCATKEAFGFIERADVVKEIFFHYSEFKGDLEALQAGDDVEFTIKDRNGKEVATDVRLLPQGTVIFEDISIEQFEGTVVKVIPKVPTKNQNDPLPGRISSRIGFTDKELPFGEKDTKSKVTLLEGDHIQFNISTDRRDKLERATNIDVLPDTFDFTKETREMGVIAAIRDGFGFIKCVDRDARMFFHFSEVLEESQLHISDEVEFTVVPDMLSAQRNHAVRIKKLPKGTVSFHTQSEQRFMGVVEKEVIAVTTKNVSPTKGKEKESEEGVIGYEDCGVKLTVAYHTKDLEGGGLPQAGDKVEFSINEVKRTGQQSAVSIRVLNRTSSNAKRLHGFVATLKDNFGFIETANHDQEIFFHYSEMCGDLDSLELGDTVEYTLSKGKGNKVSAEKVTKVAAVNGIGEDVGAAVMMGKVIRPLRSVDPSQTEYQGLIEITEEGGTKGPSYPFGIMGMASKADCLQKGELVKFQVCTVSQTGQNMAYSVVPQRRALVECVKDQFGFITYEVGESKKLFFHVKEVQDGLELQTGDEVEFSVVLNQRTGKCSACNVRRVSEGPKPVATPRPDRLVNRLKSITLDDASAPRLVIVRQPRGPDNSKGFNVERKTRQPGVID; via the exons ATGAGTTTTGACCCAGGAATGCTCCATAACAATGGGCACACTGCATACGCCAATGGCTCAGGACCAGGCATTAGAGAGACTGGCGTGGTGGAGAAGCTTCTGACTTCCTATGGGTTCATCCAGTGCTCTGAACGTCAGGATCGTCTCTTCTTCCACTGCTCTCAGTACAATGGCAACCTGCAGGATCTCAAAATAGGAG ATGATGTAGAGTTTGAGGTATCCTCTGACAGGCGCACTGGCAAGCGCATAGCAGTGAAGCTGCTTAAGATAAAGCCAGAGGTGCTGCCAGAGGAGCGCATCTCGGGCCAGGTGGGGCCAGACCTGCACGCCTATCCCTTTACTGTGCTGCATGGTTATATTCATCCA GTTGTCTCATCAATCCCAGTGCACTTGGATGGAAAGTCTGGTCCTGTGCAGGTTCCCAATGGCAGTGTCTGTTATGAAAGAAATGGG GAAGTGTTCTACCTTACCTACACTCCTGAGGATGTAGAGGGTAACATCCACCTGGACACCGGTGACAAAGTCAGCTTTTACATGGAGACCAACAAACA CACTGGTGCCGTTAGTGCTCGTAATATTCagctggtgaagaagaaacagatgCGGTGCCAGGGTGTGGTGTGCGCTACAAAG GAGGCCTTTGGATTCATCGAAAGGGCTGACGTGGTGAAGGAGATCTTCTTTCACTACAGTGAGTTCAAGGGTGATTTGGAGGCTCTGCAGGCTGGAGATGATGTCGAGTTCACCATCAAAGACAGAAAT GGTAAAGAAGTAGCTACTGATGTGAGGCTGCTCCCTCAAGGAACGGTCATTTTTGAGGATATCAGCATTGAGCAGTTTGAAGGCACTGTCGTCAAGGTCATTCCCAAGGTTCCCACCAAAAACCAG AACGACCCTCTCCCAGGTCGCATCAGTTCTCGAATTGGTTTCACTGACAAGGAGCTGCCGTTCGGGGAGAAGGACACAAAATCCAAGGTGACCCTTTTGGAGGGCGATCACATTCAGTTCAACATCTCCACCGACCGCAGAGACAAGCTGGAGAGGGCGACGAACATCGACGTCCTCCCAGACACCTTCGACTTCACCAAGGAGACGCGTGAAATG GGGGTGATTGCGGCTATACGCGATGGCTTTGGCTTCATAAAGTGTGTGGATCGGGATGCTAGGATGTTCTTTCACTTCAGTGAAGTGCTGGAGGAGAGCCAACTGCACATCTCGGATGAAGTGGAGTTTACTGTTGTGCCT GATATGCTGTCTGCTCAGAGGAACCATGCCGTGCGCATCAAGAAGCTGCCCAAGGGCACTGTGTCTTTCCATACCCAGTCTGAGCAGCGCTTCATGGGTGTGGTGGAGAAAGAAGTTATTGCTGTCACCACAAAGAATGTCAGTCCTACCAAGGGCAAGGAGAAG GAATCGGAGGAAGGAGTTATTGGATATGAAGACTGTGGAGTGAAGCTCACTGTGGCATACCATACTAAAGACCTAGAGGGAGGAGGTCTCCCACAGGCTGGAGACAAG GTGGAGTTCTCTATCAACGAAGTGAAGCGAACCGGCCAGCAGAGCGCAGTCTCCATCAGGGTCCTCAACCGTACCTCCTCCAATGCCAAGAGACTACATGGATTTGTTGCCACACTGAAGGACAACTTTGGCTTCATTGAGACAGCAAATCATGACCAAGAGATTTTCTTTCACTACAG tgAGATGTGTGGAGACTTGGACAGTTTGGAGCTGGGCGACACAGTGGAGTACACGCTCTCtaaaggaaaaggaaacaaagtCAGTGCTGAAAAGGTTACCAAAGTGGCTGCAG TGAATGGCATTGGCGAGGATGTTGGTGCGGCAGTGATGATGGGCAAAGTCATCCGTCCTTTACGCAGTGTAGACCCCTCCCAAACAGAATACCAAGGGCTTATTGAAATCACAGAGGAAG GTGGAACAAAAGGTCCAAGTTATCCCTTTGGAATCATGGGTATGGCCAGCAAGGCAGATTGTCTGCAGAAAGGAGAACTTGTGAAGTTCCAGGTTTGCACAGTATCCCAGACTGGACAGAATATGGCCTATAGTGTTGTCCCCCAGCGTAGAGCCTTGGTGGAGTGTGTCAAAGACCAG TTTGGCTTCATCACATATGAGGTCGGTGAGAGCAAGAAACTGTTCTTCCACGTAAAAGAAGTGCAAGATGGCCTGGAGCTCCAAACCGGGGATGAGGTGGAGTTCTCGGTCGTCCTTAATCAACGCACAGGAAAATGTAGTGCCTGCAATGTTCGCAGAGTCAG CGAGGGGCCTAAACCAGTGGCAACTCCTCGCCCTGACCGTCTGGTGAACCGATTGAAGAGCATCACCCTTGATGATGCCAGTGCTCCTCGTCTGGTCATCGTTAGACAGCCCCGCGGTCCTGACAACTCAAAG GGCTTCAATGTGGAGCGCAAGACTCGTCAGCCTGGCGTCATCGACTGA
- the csde1 gene encoding cold shock domain-containing protein E1 isoform X25, which produces MSFDPGMLHNNGHTAYANGSGPGIRETGVVEKLLTSYGFIQCSERQDRLFFHCSQYNGNLQDLKIGDDVEFEVSSDRRTGKRIAVKLLKIKPEVLPEERISGQVGPDLHAYPFTVLHGYIHPVVSSIPVHLDGKSGPVQVPNGSVCYERNGEVFYLTYTPEDVEGNIHLDTGDKVSFYMETNKHARNIQLVKKKQMRCQGVVCATKEAFGFIERADVVKEIFFHYSEFKGDLEALQAGDDVEFTIKDRNGKEVATDVRLLPQGTVIFEDISIEQFEGTVVKVIPKVPTKNQNDPLPGRISSRIGFTDKELPFGEKDTKSKVTLLEGDHIQFNISTDRRDKLERATNIDVLPDTFDFTKETREMGVIAAIRDGFGFIKCVDRDARMFFHFSEVLEESQLHISDEVEFTVVPVGPVNKIFTKDMLSAQRNHAVRIKKLPKGTVSFHTQSEQRFMGVVEKEVIAVTTKNVSPTKGKEKESEEGVIGYEDCGVKLTVAYHTKDLEGGGLPQAGDKVEFSINEVKRTGQQSAVSIRVLNRTSSNAKRLHGFVATLKDNFGFIETANHDQEIFFHYSEMCGDLDSLELGDTVEYTLSKGKGNKVSAEKVTKVAAVNGIGEDVGAAVMMGKVIRPLRSVDPSQTEYQGLIEITEEGGTKGPSYPFGIMGMASKADCLQKGELVKFQVCTVSQTGQNMAYSVVPQRRALVECVKDQFGFITYEVGESKKLFFHVKEVQDGLELQTGDEVEFSVVLNQRTGKCSACNVRRVSEGPKPVATPRPDRLVNRLKSITLDDASAPRLVIVRQPRGPDNSKGFNVERKTRQPGVID; this is translated from the exons ATGAGTTTTGACCCAGGAATGCTCCATAACAATGGGCACACTGCATACGCCAATGGCTCAGGACCAGGCATTAGAGAGACTGGCGTGGTGGAGAAGCTTCTGACTTCCTATGGGTTCATCCAGTGCTCTGAACGTCAGGATCGTCTCTTCTTCCACTGCTCTCAGTACAATGGCAACCTGCAGGATCTCAAAATAGGAG ATGATGTAGAGTTTGAGGTATCCTCTGACAGGCGCACTGGCAAGCGCATAGCAGTGAAGCTGCTTAAGATAAAGCCAGAGGTGCTGCCAGAGGAGCGCATCTCGGGCCAGGTGGGGCCAGACCTGCACGCCTATCCCTTTACTGTGCTGCATGGTTATATTCATCCA GTTGTCTCATCAATCCCAGTGCACTTGGATGGAAAGTCTGGTCCTGTGCAGGTTCCCAATGGCAGTGTCTGTTATGAAAGAAATGGG GAAGTGTTCTACCTTACCTACACTCCTGAGGATGTAGAGGGTAACATCCACCTGGACACCGGTGACAAAGTCAGCTTTTACATGGAGACCAACAAACA TGCTCGTAATATTCagctggtgaagaagaaacagatgCGGTGCCAGGGTGTGGTGTGCGCTACAAAG GAGGCCTTTGGATTCATCGAAAGGGCTGACGTGGTGAAGGAGATCTTCTTTCACTACAGTGAGTTCAAGGGTGATTTGGAGGCTCTGCAGGCTGGAGATGATGTCGAGTTCACCATCAAAGACAGAAAT GGTAAAGAAGTAGCTACTGATGTGAGGCTGCTCCCTCAAGGAACGGTCATTTTTGAGGATATCAGCATTGAGCAGTTTGAAGGCACTGTCGTCAAGGTCATTCCCAAGGTTCCCACCAAAAACCAG AACGACCCTCTCCCAGGTCGCATCAGTTCTCGAATTGGTTTCACTGACAAGGAGCTGCCGTTCGGGGAGAAGGACACAAAATCCAAGGTGACCCTTTTGGAGGGCGATCACATTCAGTTCAACATCTCCACCGACCGCAGAGACAAGCTGGAGAGGGCGACGAACATCGACGTCCTCCCAGACACCTTCGACTTCACCAAGGAGACGCGTGAAATG GGGGTGATTGCGGCTATACGCGATGGCTTTGGCTTCATAAAGTGTGTGGATCGGGATGCTAGGATGTTCTTTCACTTCAGTGAAGTGCTGGAGGAGAGCCAACTGCACATCTCGGATGAAGTGGAGTTTACTGTTGTGCCTGTAGGTCCTGTTAATAAGATTTTCACCAAA GATATGCTGTCTGCTCAGAGGAACCATGCCGTGCGCATCAAGAAGCTGCCCAAGGGCACTGTGTCTTTCCATACCCAGTCTGAGCAGCGCTTCATGGGTGTGGTGGAGAAAGAAGTTATTGCTGTCACCACAAAGAATGTCAGTCCTACCAAGGGCAAGGAGAAG GAATCGGAGGAAGGAGTTATTGGATATGAAGACTGTGGAGTGAAGCTCACTGTGGCATACCATACTAAAGACCTAGAGGGAGGAGGTCTCCCACAGGCTGGAGACAAG GTGGAGTTCTCTATCAACGAAGTGAAGCGAACCGGCCAGCAGAGCGCAGTCTCCATCAGGGTCCTCAACCGTACCTCCTCCAATGCCAAGAGACTACATGGATTTGTTGCCACACTGAAGGACAACTTTGGCTTCATTGAGACAGCAAATCATGACCAAGAGATTTTCTTTCACTACAG tgAGATGTGTGGAGACTTGGACAGTTTGGAGCTGGGCGACACAGTGGAGTACACGCTCTCtaaaggaaaaggaaacaaagtCAGTGCTGAAAAGGTTACCAAAGTGGCTGCAG TGAATGGCATTGGCGAGGATGTTGGTGCGGCAGTGATGATGGGCAAAGTCATCCGTCCTTTACGCAGTGTAGACCCCTCCCAAACAGAATACCAAGGGCTTATTGAAATCACAGAGGAAG GTGGAACAAAAGGTCCAAGTTATCCCTTTGGAATCATGGGTATGGCCAGCAAGGCAGATTGTCTGCAGAAAGGAGAACTTGTGAAGTTCCAGGTTTGCACAGTATCCCAGACTGGACAGAATATGGCCTATAGTGTTGTCCCCCAGCGTAGAGCCTTGGTGGAGTGTGTCAAAGACCAG TTTGGCTTCATCACATATGAGGTCGGTGAGAGCAAGAAACTGTTCTTCCACGTAAAAGAAGTGCAAGATGGCCTGGAGCTCCAAACCGGGGATGAGGTGGAGTTCTCGGTCGTCCTTAATCAACGCACAGGAAAATGTAGTGCCTGCAATGTTCGCAGAGTCAG CGAGGGGCCTAAACCAGTGGCAACTCCTCGCCCTGACCGTCTGGTGAACCGATTGAAGAGCATCACCCTTGATGATGCCAGTGCTCCTCGTCTGGTCATCGTTAGACAGCCCCGCGGTCCTGACAACTCAAAG GGCTTCAATGTGGAGCGCAAGACTCGTCAGCCTGGCGTCATCGACTGA